TTTCGTCAGGACCTCATCCACACAGCGGAACGGACAATCGAGTGTAGGATGCATAAAGACTGTACCCATCACGTTCAGGACGCCCACTTCGATACCATTGCTGGCAGTGGCAACCATCCAGCCCGAGCCGGGCGAGTCCGCCGGGTAATTGTGCGGCCGCAGCAGACGAGGTTCATCCTGTATCAGATCCAGCGCTTCGCGTTTATCCCAGATATGATTGCCCGAAGTCAGAACGTCGATCTCTCCATCACCCAGCAACTCGTCCAGAATGGGCGCCGTCACGCCGAACCCGCCGGCCGCATTCTCTGCATTCACGACGGTCAACTCGGGATCGTATTGGTCCTTAAGGTCTCCCAGATAACGGCGTAACACCCGCCGTCCTGGCCTGCCGAATACATCCCCTATAAACAGTATCTTCATCAAACTTTTATCGACCGCATCGATGTGTCGGTTTTTGCTCAGCAGGCATAATAACCGCAATCGGTAACAATGCCGTGTAACGGCACGTCCCAACTGTCGACATCCAGACGATTCACGCGCTGAAACTCATGCGCCAACCCGATCAGCCGCGGCCGCTGACCGTGGCGACGATGTCGCAACACGTCGAGTGTTGCATCATAAAAACCGCCGCCCATACCGAGTCGGTTGCCGGCAGGGTCAAAAGCCACCAGGGGTACGAATACCCAGTCTAACTGCCCGATTTTCAGTGATGCCCAGGGAGGCACTTGTGGTTCGAGGATACCGAACCG
The genomic region above belongs to Gammaproteobacteria bacterium and contains:
- a CDS encoding TIGR00282 family metallophosphoesterase, which translates into the protein MKILFIGDVFGRPGRRVLRRYLGDLKDQYDPELTVVNAENAAGGFGVTAPILDELLGDGEIDVLTSGNHIWDKREALDLIQDEPRLLRPHNYPADSPGSGWMVATASNGIEVGVLNVMGTVFMHPTLDCPFRCVDEVLTKKPETLNVVLVDFHAEATSEKVAMGWYLDGRVSAVVGTHTHVPTADERVLPQGTAHISDVGMTGCYNSVIGADTDIILRRFVDRLPVRIEPASGPASICGVVIDIDELTGLSRTIERVRVDEQETGTA